One part of the [Pantoea] beijingensis genome encodes these proteins:
- a CDS encoding oxidoreductase: MSKIWFITGVSSGLGQAIAKAALASGNRVVGTLRNEEQRQAFTHLVPGRAYGMLLDVTDEAAVKATVARIEQEVGPIDVLVNNAGYGLEGAVEETSLAQARHQFDVNFFGLLAVTQAVLPGMRERRKGYIFNISSTGGVMAFPGLGVYNASKHAVEALSESLAQEVQALGIKVTAIEPGPFRTDWAGRSMLRAEKRIGDYISSAGAIRDALAQRNGKQPGDPVRAGTVLVNLSNHENPPRRLLLGTMGYKQVGAHLSNRLAEMIGWVDVTTSTDFPAGE; encoded by the coding sequence ATGAGTAAAATTTGGTTTATTACCGGTGTAAGCAGCGGCCTTGGTCAAGCCATTGCAAAAGCCGCATTAGCGTCGGGCAATAGGGTGGTCGGCACATTGCGTAATGAAGAACAACGTCAGGCATTCACCCACCTCGTCCCAGGACGCGCTTATGGCATGCTACTGGACGTCACCGATGAGGCGGCGGTCAAGGCAACCGTAGCCCGTATTGAACAGGAAGTCGGACCAATTGACGTGCTGGTCAACAATGCAGGTTACGGACTGGAAGGCGCGGTTGAAGAGACCAGCCTGGCGCAGGCACGTCATCAGTTTGATGTTAACTTTTTCGGTCTGTTAGCCGTCACTCAAGCGGTCTTGCCGGGCATGCGCGAACGCCGTAAGGGATACATTTTCAATATTTCCTCTACCGGCGGCGTGATGGCCTTTCCAGGCCTGGGGGTTTATAACGCCAGTAAACATGCCGTTGAAGCGCTGTCCGAATCGCTGGCTCAGGAGGTTCAAGCGTTAGGCATTAAGGTTACAGCAATTGAGCCTGGTCCATTCCGCACCGACTGGGCAGGACGATCGATGCTACGTGCAGAAAAAAGAATAGGTGATTATATCTCCAGCGCAGGTGCAATTCGGGATGCACTGGCACAGCGTAATGGTAAACAACCCGGCGATCCGGTACGCGCGGGCACCGTTCTGGTCAATCTGAGCAACCACGAAAACCCACCCCGCCGCTTGTTACTCGGCACCATGGGCTATAAACAAGTAGGGGCTCATCTCAGTAACCGTCTGGCTGAAATGATCGGCTGGGTTGATGTCACCACCAGTACCGATTTCCCGGCTGGCGAGTAA
- a CDS encoding sugar ABC transporter ATP-binding protein — protein MSALNLAWQSASAQPPALRLSGITKTFGGQRALDNVSLEIARGEVHGLLGQNGCGKSTLIKILAGFHAPDPGGQLAICGTDVPLPLAAGAFRHHRISFVHQQLALIPALSVLENLLIGRLANEKSVAINWRHERRAAETCFESYGIALDPTAILADLSPVQRALLAIVRAAEEMRSGGGAGNGLLVLDEPTPFLPRRDVSTLFKVVRNVVAGGASVVFVSHDVDEVLEITQRLTVLRDGKVAARIDTGCSTRQDIIEAIIGRRLILSDRPALSPSVADGHLTVTKLRGGMLDDLTLSASAGEVIGLTGLIGSGYDEVPYLLYGARQATGSVVLGNQQLNPAHLTPRRAIRQGIVLIPGDRLNNGAIGSLSVVDNVTMPVLRHWFRRLKLDRNGMLQRAGELGRHFDVRPSNPALPMSALSGGNQQKVLLAKWLQQSPRLVLLDEPTQGIDVGARQTVFRHISDAASAGATVLCASSDYEQLAMICDRVLIFSQGKVIATLSGTGLTKEHIAERCLQGS, from the coding sequence ATGAGCGCGCTTAATCTCGCGTGGCAGAGCGCATCTGCCCAGCCACCGGCCTTGCGATTGTCGGGAATAACCAAAACGTTTGGTGGCCAGCGGGCGCTGGATAATGTTTCGCTGGAGATCGCCCGTGGCGAAGTGCATGGTCTGCTGGGGCAAAACGGCTGTGGAAAATCAACGCTGATAAAAATACTGGCGGGTTTCCACGCCCCGGATCCTGGCGGGCAGTTGGCGATCTGTGGCACTGATGTACCGCTTCCTTTGGCTGCCGGGGCCTTCCGTCATCATCGCATCAGTTTTGTTCACCAGCAGTTGGCGTTGATTCCCGCGTTGAGCGTGCTGGAAAACCTGCTGATAGGTCGGCTGGCTAACGAAAAATCTGTGGCGATCAATTGGCGACATGAGCGGCGTGCAGCAGAAACGTGTTTTGAATCTTATGGCATTGCCCTCGATCCTACGGCGATTCTTGCCGACCTTTCTCCTGTGCAGCGTGCTTTGCTGGCCATTGTCCGAGCGGCTGAAGAGATGCGTAGCGGCGGTGGGGCCGGTAATGGCCTATTGGTGCTGGACGAACCGACGCCATTTTTACCCCGTCGGGACGTCTCGACCTTATTTAAGGTGGTGCGCAATGTGGTAGCCGGGGGAGCCAGTGTGGTGTTCGTTTCCCATGATGTGGATGAGGTTCTTGAAATTACCCAGCGGCTGACGGTGTTACGGGATGGTAAGGTCGCGGCCAGAATTGATACCGGGTGCTCTACACGGCAGGACATTATTGAAGCCATCATCGGTCGCCGCCTGATACTCAGCGATCGTCCAGCACTCTCTCCATCCGTAGCCGACGGGCATTTGACGGTGACGAAGTTGCGTGGGGGAATGCTGGATGACTTGACGCTTTCAGCCAGTGCCGGAGAGGTGATCGGATTGACCGGCCTGATCGGTTCCGGTTATGACGAGGTGCCTTATCTGTTGTATGGCGCGCGTCAGGCAACCGGTAGCGTTGTGCTTGGCAACCAACAACTGAACCCGGCCCATCTGACCCCTCGGCGAGCCATTCGGCAAGGTATTGTGCTGATACCAGGCGATCGTTTGAATAACGGTGCGATCGGTTCGCTGTCGGTGGTCGATAACGTCACCATGCCGGTATTGCGCCACTGGTTTCGCCGCCTGAAGTTGGATCGTAACGGTATGCTCCAGCGGGCCGGTGAGTTAGGACGGCATTTTGACGTTAGGCCCTCAAACCCCGCTTTACCGATGTCGGCGCTAAGCGGTGGTAACCAGCAAAAAGTGCTGTTAGCCAAATGGCTACAGCAATCCCCCCGTTTAGTTCTGTTGGATGAACCGACCCAGGGTATTGACGTCGGCGCACGTCAAACCGTATTCCGTCATATCAGCGATGCCGCGAGCGCAGGTGCAACCGTGCTGTGCGCGAGTTCTGATTATGAACAGTTGGCGATGATTTGCGATCGCGTACTGATTTTTTCTCAGGGGAAGGTTATTGCCACGCTAAGCGGCACCGGACTGACCAAAGAGCATATTGCCGAACGCTGCCTGCAGGGTAGCTAA
- a CDS encoding GntR family transcriptional regulator, with product MGTGFNKEQMMAKNVSDVSAASESVALLPVRGQLPEEQLIYDRLVDAIIDKTLRPGEYLNEVKLAKSYGVPRSRVRRVLERLRDEAVIEFQLNRGAFIRRPTVDEARDVFEARRHLESIIVRLACARATKANIAQLYTHLETQRRVFDNRLPEMNRIAGEFHMLLAEMAGNEVLTRMLTLLMRRVCLIQSLYEKQNGVLCLVHEHEKLIALIDANDADGAAAVALAHCQHIEQSLDLSERRRAEVDIYGTVLLPGDRP from the coding sequence ATGGGCACCGGGTTTAATAAAGAGCAAATGATGGCAAAGAATGTCAGCGATGTATCGGCAGCGTCAGAGTCAGTCGCTTTGTTGCCCGTGCGAGGCCAACTGCCGGAAGAGCAACTGATATACGATCGCCTGGTGGACGCTATTATTGATAAGACGCTCAGACCGGGAGAGTACCTCAACGAAGTGAAGCTGGCTAAAAGCTACGGGGTGCCTCGCTCGCGGGTGCGTCGGGTGCTTGAACGTCTGCGCGACGAAGCGGTTATCGAATTCCAATTAAATCGTGGCGCTTTTATTCGCCGCCCCACGGTGGACGAGGCCAGAGATGTGTTTGAGGCGCGACGACACCTCGAATCAATTATTGTCAGATTGGCCTGCGCCAGAGCAACGAAGGCGAATATTGCCCAGCTGTATACCCATCTGGAAACCCAGCGGAGAGTGTTCGATAACCGATTACCTGAAATGAATCGGATAGCTGGCGAGTTCCATATGCTGCTGGCCGAGATGGCCGGTAATGAAGTATTAACCAGGATGTTGACCTTACTGATGCGGCGGGTCTGTCTGATTCAGTCGCTGTATGAAAAACAAAACGGCGTACTGTGCCTGGTGCATGAGCATGAGAAACTGATCGCGCTTATTGATGCCAATGATGCCGATGGTGCGGCAGCTGTCGCTCTGGCACACTGTCAGCATATTGAACAAAGCCTCGATCTCAGCGAACGTCGGCGTGCTGAAGTCGATATCTACGGTACCGTTCTCCTTCCCGGAGATCGTCCCTGA
- a CDS encoding amidohydrolase family protein → MAEIILKNVTPFDQSTSVDLLLRDGVIAARGENLSVPPQATVIDGSGYQAFPGLVDGHAHIDKTLLGRDWYVNDVPRNLTDIIANERRYRREQQPDVKRQSEQISRRAIASGTSFIRTHVDIDNEVGLGNLESVLAAREALTGKVDIEIVAFPQSGILQNPGTEALLNEALQMGAELIGGLDPCSYEKDPVRHLTLIFELATRHDKKIDIHLHERGELGAFSLGLLLDFTRRYQMENRVTLSHGFCLGMVEPEQQYRLIQDMAELGISVATTAPADISVPPWDKLTDAGVDICAGNDGVRDTWSPYGNGDMLQRAVTMGLRYRWRKDSEIMKAAQTITYGGARVMALKKYGLAQGDYADLVLVPGRSMVEALVETPRERKVFKRGVLVAENGQCLF, encoded by the coding sequence ATGGCCGAAATTATCCTGAAAAATGTGACCCCTTTTGATCAATCCACTTCGGTGGATCTGCTGCTGCGCGACGGCGTGATTGCCGCGCGTGGTGAGAATTTGTCGGTTCCGCCGCAGGCCACCGTGATTGACGGTAGCGGTTACCAGGCTTTTCCCGGCCTGGTGGATGGGCACGCCCACATTGATAAAACGTTGCTTGGGCGCGACTGGTACGTGAACGACGTGCCGCGCAACCTGACGGACATCATCGCGAATGAACGGCGTTACCGCCGTGAGCAGCAACCTGATGTGAAACGGCAGTCCGAGCAGATCTCACGACGTGCGATTGCATCCGGTACTTCATTTATCCGTACTCATGTTGATATCGATAATGAAGTCGGTCTGGGGAATCTGGAAAGTGTACTGGCCGCGCGTGAAGCCCTGACGGGAAAGGTGGATATCGAGATCGTTGCGTTCCCGCAAAGTGGCATCCTGCAAAATCCGGGTACGGAAGCATTACTTAATGAAGCACTGCAAATGGGAGCTGAACTGATTGGTGGGCTGGATCCCTGCTCTTATGAAAAAGATCCTGTTCGTCACTTAACCCTTATTTTTGAACTGGCCACACGGCACGATAAGAAAATTGATATCCATCTGCATGAGCGCGGTGAACTGGGGGCGTTCAGTCTGGGGCTGCTGCTCGATTTTACCCGCCGCTATCAGATGGAAAATCGCGTCACGCTGAGCCATGGTTTCTGTCTGGGTATGGTTGAGCCGGAACAACAGTATCGGCTAATACAGGATATGGCCGAGCTCGGTATTAGCGTTGCCACCACGGCACCTGCGGATATTTCTGTACCGCCATGGGACAAGCTAACGGATGCGGGGGTGGATATTTGTGCCGGTAATGATGGTGTACGGGATACCTGGAGCCCGTATGGCAATGGCGATATGCTACAGCGTGCGGTAACCATGGGGCTGCGTTACCGCTGGCGGAAAGACAGTGAAATCATGAAGGCGGCGCAGACCATTACTTACGGTGGCGCGCGGGTCATGGCGCTGAAAAAATATGGCCTTGCACAGGGGGATTATGCCGATCTGGTGCTGGTTCCCGGGCGTAGCATGGTAGAAGCACTGGTAGAAACGCCGCGGGAGCGTAAGGTTTTCAAACGCGGTGTGCTGGTTGCGGAGAACGGCCAATGCCTGTTCTGA
- a CDS encoding ABC transporter permease, with the protein MSDKTLNALSSVKHTIPSSKKWIQRAEQFGLIIVWIVMMAFFGYLKPDTFLTWGNFSTILGSQAVLVVITLGLLIPLTANDFDLSIAYTMTLSSVLIAVMNVNHGIGIGWAITAALLLGIVIGAINGLLMTLFRIHSLIVTLGVGTFVHGITLWLSDSMTISGVSNVLINAVIVQRLFGIPLEFYYAIGVALVLWYVLEYTAFGRRILFVGKGREVARLSGINTDRVRVLCMIASGFLGALAGVLYTGTQGAADPVSGISYQLPAFAAAFLGSTCIVPGRFNPWGTTVAVYFLVTGITGLVFLGFSSFIQEMFYGGALIIAVTLSQIVRGRQEQQF; encoded by the coding sequence ATGTCAGATAAAACGCTTAATGCACTATCGTCAGTGAAGCACACTATCCCATCCTCAAAAAAATGGATCCAGCGTGCCGAACAGTTCGGATTAATTATCGTTTGGATCGTCATGATGGCTTTTTTTGGTTATCTGAAACCCGATACTTTTCTCACGTGGGGCAATTTTTCTACCATCCTGGGATCGCAGGCGGTACTGGTGGTGATTACGCTGGGTCTGTTGATTCCGCTAACGGCTAATGATTTCGACTTGTCCATCGCTTATACCATGACGCTGTCTTCAGTACTGATTGCAGTCATGAATGTGAATCATGGTATCGGCATTGGCTGGGCGATTACCGCAGCGTTGCTATTAGGTATCGTTATTGGTGCCATCAACGGTTTGTTAATGACCTTATTTCGCATCCATTCGCTGATTGTCACGCTGGGGGTTGGCACTTTCGTGCACGGTATTACGCTTTGGCTGAGCGATTCAATGACAATCAGCGGCGTGTCAAATGTATTGATCAATGCGGTTATTGTGCAACGTCTGTTCGGTATTCCGCTTGAATTTTATTACGCCATCGGTGTGGCTCTGGTGTTGTGGTACGTCCTGGAATATACCGCGTTTGGTCGCCGTATTTTGTTCGTGGGGAAAGGGCGAGAGGTTGCCCGGCTATCGGGTATCAACACAGATCGAGTCAGGGTGCTCTGCATGATCGCGTCGGGTTTTTTAGGTGCGCTGGCGGGTGTGCTTTATACCGGAACCCAGGGCGCGGCCGACCCGGTCTCGGGGATTTCCTATCAGTTACCGGCCTTTGCCGCCGCGTTCCTCGGCTCTACCTGTATTGTTCCTGGCCGTTTTAATCCGTGGGGGACGACGGTCGCGGTCTACTTTCTGGTCACAGGCATTACCGGGCTGGTGTTCCTGGGATTCAGTTCATTTATTCAGGAGATGTTCTACGGTGGCGCGTTGATTATCGCCGTCACCTTATCGC
- a CDS encoding sugar ABC transporter substrate-binding protein codes for MNQKVAKIIMTLFISSVIPLVVQSTARADDLAWFEAQLKPYQEKPAFVAPGPAFDAKSCMRGKSIMSIPQSSANPFTATIEKAMQGVADKVGFTFTTWENQGQSSQWVQGMNTALNQQVNMVDLLGGADPRVLTPQIKAAQAAGIKVVASHNNGLEQSAALGKYTDSNVAVDYFKAGALLVDGAVVSTKGKLNALVLISSGPLSTDSMVAGIKAELKHCTDCQAKMLDYIGTDWATRITPGVQAALLADPTINYIIVIYDSMVQFVVPAVTITGAQNRVKINAFNGTPFVLGMVQRNQVEMDIGENLDWIAHSIMDSEMRIACGLPTVADAKIPFYLFTKDNAKDAGTPPQLSQGYGDAYLAGFHQLWQLP; via the coding sequence ATGAATCAGAAAGTAGCAAAGATAATAATGACCCTGTTCATCAGCAGTGTGATACCGCTGGTGGTGCAATCGACCGCCAGAGCTGACGATCTCGCCTGGTTTGAGGCACAGCTCAAGCCTTATCAGGAAAAACCAGCCTTTGTCGCACCCGGCCCGGCGTTTGACGCGAAAAGCTGCATGCGCGGTAAATCGATAATGAGTATCCCCCAATCAAGCGCCAATCCTTTTACCGCCACGATTGAAAAAGCCATGCAAGGCGTGGCCGACAAGGTCGGTTTCACCTTCACCACCTGGGAAAATCAGGGGCAGAGTTCTCAATGGGTTCAGGGGATGAATACCGCGCTGAATCAACAGGTGAATATGGTTGACCTGCTCGGTGGCGCCGATCCCCGGGTACTGACGCCGCAAATTAAAGCGGCTCAGGCCGCCGGTATCAAGGTTGTTGCCTCGCATAACAACGGTCTTGAACAGTCGGCAGCGTTAGGTAAATACACCGATAGCAATGTCGCAGTGGATTATTTTAAAGCAGGTGCACTGCTGGTAGATGGTGCGGTCGTGAGTACCAAAGGCAAATTGAATGCACTGGTGCTGATCTCCAGCGGCCCACTCTCTACTGACTCAATGGTCGCGGGTATCAAGGCGGAGCTGAAACACTGCACTGATTGTCAGGCGAAAATGCTGGATTATATTGGCACTGACTGGGCGACCCGGATTACTCCTGGCGTTCAGGCCGCACTGTTAGCCGATCCCACCATTAACTACATTATCGTTATTTACGACAGCATGGTGCAGTTCGTTGTACCTGCCGTCACGATTACCGGTGCGCAAAATCGGGTCAAGATTAATGCATTCAACGGCACACCCTTTGTTCTTGGCATGGTGCAGCGTAATCAGGTTGAAATGGATATCGGTGAAAACCTTGATTGGATTGCGCATTCTATTATGGATTCAGAAATGCGTATCGCCTGCGGATTACCGACGGTCGCGGATGCAAAAATTCCTTTTTACCTGTTCACAAAGGATAACGCCAAAGACGCCGGCACGCCGCCGCAACTCTCTCAGGGTTATGGCGATGCTTATCTGGCTGGTTTTCACCAGCTATGGCAGTTGCCATGA